A genomic segment from Poecilia reticulata strain Guanapo linkage group LG3, Guppy_female_1.0+MT, whole genome shotgun sequence encodes:
- the LOC103462740 gene encoding aminopeptidase Ey-like yields the protein MGSGFYISKTVAAVCLVAAAGVLAVIIGLSVLYAQERSKNVELLPTTAGSSTTSTASTTPSGPKEPWDYYRLPGTLSPVLYNITLWPRLTPNADDLYVFTGHSRVLFRCVIETDLILIHANKLNFTKFDGFHAKLYMNGDTAPTLKTTWLEAPTQYLVIQLNEPLQPGKFYELHTEFVGELSDDLGGFYRSEYFEDNVKKIVATTQMQPTDARKAFPCFDEPAMKAVFHMTLIHPQGTVALSNSINYDPVNITMNGESLIQTSFEPTEIMSTYLLAFVVCDFAYIGTNPDAGVLIRIWARRKAIEEGQGNYALAKTGPILAFFENYYNSSYPLKKSDQIALPDFSAGAMENWGLITYRETALLYNPGVSSNGDKEWVATVVSHELAHMWFGNLVTMRWWNDLWLNEGFATYVSYLGADYAEPDWNMKDLIVLNEIVGVMSVDASAYSHPLSSKEXEILRPDQINQLFDSITYSKGAAVLRMLSNFITETVFSKGLHTYLEEFAYNTTSYKDLWKHLQMAVDKAGVALPHSVEVIMNRWILQMGFPVVTINTQTGKITQEHFLLDPDSVVDTPSQFNYEWFVPVTWIKTGGSEQQYWLLNKEATNASLVLGGSDWLVANVNMTGFYRVNYDETNWERLITKLTSNHQEIPVINRAQIIDDAFNLAKAKIVETTLALRITTFLNKEVEYMPWETARRNLNYFFLMFDRSELYGPMQGYIKKQVTPLFHYFRDLTVNWTKIPEKHTDQYNQINAISMACSSGVESCRELTSGWFKEWMNNPAVNSIDANLKSTVYCNAIAAGGKAEWDFAWEMYMNATIASEAEKLMYALSCTKEPWLLNRFVSLSLSLEGKCYLFNTSYRQLLRLCEPEAKHWV from the exons ATGGGGAGTGGATTCTACATCAGCAAAACGGTGGCAGCAGTCTGTCTGGTTGCAGCTGCTGGAGTTTTAGCAGTCATCATTGGCCTCTCAGTGTTGTATGCTCAGGAGAGGTCGAAGAATGTTGAGTTACTTCCAACCACTGCTGGATCCAGTACAACCAGCACTGCTTCCACCACACCATCTGGACCCAAAGAGCCCTGGGACTACTACAGACTTCCGGGAACCCTCTCTCCTGTCCTCTATAACATCACCCTGTGGCCCCGGCTGACGCCCAACGCTGATGATCTGTACGTCTTCACCGGACACTCCCGGGTtcttttcagatgtgtgatcgAGACTGATCTCATCCTCATCCACGCCAACAAGCTAAACTTTACCAAGTTCGATGGATTTCATGCCAAACTGTACATGAATGGAGATACAGCACCCACCCTGAAAACAACCTGGCTGGAGGCTCCCACCCAGTACCTGGTGATTCAGCTCAACGAGCCGCTGCAGCCCGGCAAATTTTACGAGCTCCACACAGAGTTTGTTGGAGAGCTGTCAGATGACTTGGGAGGCTTCTACAGGAGCGAATACTTTGAAGACAACGTGAAAAA AATTGTAGCAACAACTCAAATGCAGCCAACAGATGCCAGGAAAGCTTTCCCCTGCTTCGATGAGCCAGCAATGAAAGCTGTCTTCCACATGACCTTGATTCATCCTCAGGGCACTGTGGCTTTGTCTAACTCCATCAACTACG ATCCTGTCAACATCACTATGAATGGAGAGAGCTTAATTCAGACCAGCTTCGAACCCACTGAGATCATGTCAACATACTTGTTGGCTTTCGTTGTATGTGATTTTGCATACATTGGGACGAACCCGGATGCAGGTGTCTTg ATCAGGATCTGGGCTCGCAGGAAGGCCATTGAAGAAGGCCAGGGGAACTATGCACTGGCGAAGACTGGACCCATATTGGCATTTTTTGAGAACTACTACAACTCTTCCTACCCTCTCAAAAAGTCAG ACCAGATTGCTCTTCCTGACTTTAGCGCTGGAGCGATGGAGAACTGGGGTTTGATCACATACAGAGAGACAGCTCTCCTGTACAATCCTGGAGTGTCGTCTAATGGAGACAAAGAGTGGGTGGCAACTGTCGTCTCTCATGAGCTAGCTCATATG TGGTTTGGGAACTTGGTGACCATGAGGTGGTGGAACGACTTGTGGCTCAATGAAGGGTTCGCCACCTATGTTTCTTATCTAGGAGCTGATTATGCTGAGCCCGACTGGAATATG AAAGATTTAATTGTTCTTAATGAAATTGTCGGTGTGATGAGTGTGGATGCCTCAGCTTACTCCCACCCCCTCTCTTCCAAAGAGGASGAAATCCTGAGACCAGATCAGATCAATCAACTGTTTGACTCCATCACATACAGCAAG GGTGCAGCAGTCCTCAGAATGCTCTCAAATTTTATTACAGAAACTGTCTTTTCTAAAGGACTTCAC ACATATTTAGAGGAGTTTGCGTATAACACYACATCCTACAAAGACCTCTGGAAGCACCTGCAAATG gcAGTAGATAAAGCTGGTGTAGCATTGCCTCATTCTGTGGAGGTCATTATGAACCGATGGATCCTACAAATGGGCTTCCCAGTGGTCACCATCAACACCCAGACTGGAAAAATCACACAGGAACACTTTCTGCTGGATCCAGACTCTGTTGTGGACACACCTTCACAGTTCAA CTACGAATGGTTTGTCCCTGTYACCTGGATTAAGACTGGTGGTTCTGAACAGCAGTACTGGCTTCTTAACAAGGAAG ccacAAACGCATCACTGGTTCTTggtggctctgattggttggtggCCAACGTAAACATGACAGGTTTCTATAGAGTCAACTACGACGAAACAAACTGGGAGCGTCTTATTACCAAGCTGACCTCAAACCATCAG GAAATTCCTGTGATCAATAGGGCTCAGATTATTGATGATGCYTTTAATCTTGCAAA ggctAAAATAGTTGAGACAACTCTGGCTCTGAGGATAACTACATTCCTGAATAAAGAAGTTGAATATATGCCCTGGGAGACAGCCAGGCGCAACCTGAATTACTTCTTTCTTATGTTTGACCGTAGTGAGTTGTATGGACCCATGCAG ggctacataaaaaaacaggtcACCCCCTTGTTTCATTACTTCCGAGATCTTACTGTAAATTGGACAAAGATCCCAGAAAAGCACACAGATCA ATACAATCAGATCAATGCGATCTCCATGGCCTGCAGCTCAGGAGTAGAAAGCTGCAGAGAACTTACATCTGGCTGGTTTAAAGAGTGGATGAACAACCCTGCTGTCAACAG CATCGATGCCAACCTGAAGTCCACAGTGTACTGCAATGCGATTGCAGCTGGAGGAAAAGCAGAATGGGACTTTGCATGGGAGATGTACATGAACGCCACGATTGCCTCAGAGGCAGAAAAACTTATGTATGCTCTGTCCTGCACCAAAGAGCCCTGGCTGTTAAACAGGTTtgtctctctctcactct CTTTAGAGGGGAAGTGTTACCTGTTTAACACATCCTACAGACAGCTGCTACGTTTGTGTGAACCAGAGGCCAAACACTGGGTGTGA
- the LOC103462739 gene encoding mesoderm posterior protein 1-like gives MEMSYGSALHLQENSLFFDYDLLLEKSLADPSSDPGYVSAGSSLSPTSSVETFCFSPISRQALGKEQDALNCFLFSSTSEPQPSQQSETVFSSRPSSSATAPMKKSRSKYPSKKRQTASEREKLRMRDLTKALHQLRTYLPPSMAPAGQLTKIETLRLAIRYISYLSEQLGLRQGMMEQRRTSGFVEPAQTLSQFLDQPTAMNTEQLSSLHHSYQDLSAGYFASEESWNHHE, from the exons ATGGAAATGTCCTACGGTTCTGCTCTCCATCTTCAGGAGAACTCCTTGTTCTTTGATTATGATCTTCTTCTAGAAAAGTCTCTAGCTGATCCATCCTCAGATCCTGGYTATGTCAGCGCAGGCAGCAGCCTCTCTCCTACCTCCTCTGTGGAAACGTTTTGCTTTTCCCCGATCTCCCGTCAGGCCTTAGGAAAGGAGCAAGATGCCTTGAACTGTTTYCTCTTCAGCAGCACTTCRGAGCCTCAGCCATCCCAACAGTCGGAGACCGTCTTCAGCTCCAGGCCTTCCTCTTCAGCTACCGCCCCCATGAAGAAGTCCAGGTCCAAGTATCCAAGTAAAAAGCGGCAGACTGCAAGCGAGAGGGAGAAGCTGAGGATGAGGGACCTGACCAAAGCTTTGCATCAGCTCAGGACATACCTTCCTCCCTCCATGGCGCCAGCTGGGCAGCTGACCAAGATCGAGACGCTGCGCCTCGCCATTAGATACATTTCTTATCTGTCGGAGCAGCTGGGGCTCCGCCAGGGGATGATGGAGCARAGGAGAACCTCAGGCTTTGTGGAGCCGGCCCAAACACTCAGCCAGTTCCTGGATCAACCAACAGCCATGAACACAGAGCAGCTGTCCTCTCTGCACCATTCATATCAG GATTTAAGTGCGGGTTACTTCGCCAGCGAGGAGTCCTGGAATCACCATGAATGA